TGATTAACAAGCCAATAGAAGAGATCACTGGcagcaggctgcagcagaaTCCTGACCCTCAGATTTTGATCCGAGACCGAAGTGGAAGGAGACAATGAAGAACGATCAGTTGAGCTGTAGCGTGCACAGAGGTGTCCCAGTCACTCACCGCCGACCCAAGTGCAGGGCTGAGGCTGCTGCCAGTGCTCCCGAGTCAAAAGGATGGCCGAGATAAATGTGTGCCAGGAGCCGGAGTGGTGCAGGCACACAGCAGGTGCCAAGGGTATATACAAACCCCAGACCACGAGAGTTACGAGGGGCCTCCTGAGATGCAACAGCTGTCATGCTGATAACCCCTTACAGTCACCACCAGATCCCTTGCAGTTCCTTTCTCCAGCACCATCAGGCTGTCTTTGACTGCCCAACTGGTGCAGTATGTTCCAGTTTCTTTATATGAAGAGGGAAGatcagtaaaatatttacaaaatacagaaaatggcAAACAAGTTTTTGCTAAAGAGGAAAATACCATCCCTTAAGTCACATAAAAGTCTTGGTGACACCTTCTGTGGCACCGTAAACTTGAACTAATATCCCTTTTCAGTAATGCAGCCTAGCGCAAGTGGCAGTATTTCAGGTGCATTCACCTTAAGCACTTTCCCCATCAGAATCTAAGCTGCTACATCTTGACCACCTCTATCAGATTTTCCAGAATATCCTTCTCCTGTAGAGTAAATATGATATAATGACCCAAAGAGTTGTTGCAGTGAGATTTTGAGTCAGATGCTCTGCGTGAGATTGACTGTCTTGCATCTTCCACTTAAAAGGGAAATAGTTTTCAAACACTTCGTGTCCAGTGTAGACGAGGATTGAGTTCATTCCTGAAAGTAAGCACAAGTCACACCATCTGAAAGAGCAGGTATGAGCTTGCTTCAGAGTAAGTAGGCAGAGCCATGCCAGGCTTAGGAAACAGTGGCACCGAGGCAACAACAGCTACGTTCAACAGCTTTTTACTGGCCCCAGAGATGCTACACATACATTCTTCAAACACAAGGCTGAGGGGTTCTCTCCCCCTAAACAtttattgaaaagaaatatagatAACCTATATGCTACATTGAAAATACAGCCAAATCAGTATCCTGCTATTTTATGGACAAGGGGAGCAATCACAGTTATTGTCTTCAAAGTGGCCAAATGCCACTATGTGGTCAGATCTATTGCCTTTACAAACAAATGCTGACTTCCCTTCAAAGCTCTGGGATTTCTGGTAGGAGATACGATACGTACTGTCACCCTACCCATCTTCCTGTCCAGACACCAGAcaccacagctgcagaaaggtTCCCTCTGCTGTGGGTTTGCATTCTGTACTCAGATGTTTGTCAAGAGCCCAGTGCGGTTAAAACCACAGTGGGATGCTTTCAGAGACAGGCTTATCTAAAAAACACAAGGGACAGAACCTACACAGCTGCCCTGGGGATCTCGTCTTCCACATCTTCAGAAGTGGTTTTACTCTGCTGACAGGCCTACAAGTTTCCCATTGCCTAAGTCTCAGCAGTCCTTTCCAAACCCAACTATGACCAGCTGTGGTATTTTGCTTGGTGCTAGGCGGCGGTTCCCTGGGACCTTAACTCAAGACCAAACAGAGAACAGTCATTGGGCAATAGCAGCTTCCAGACCTCATTTTAAAGACTTgactgtctctctctctcctaaATACCTAGTCTCGAGTGTCTCTGTTCTGCACAGAGATTCACTTCTAGTTAATAATTCTGGCATCCTTCCTGTTACTTCATTCTAAATCCTaactcttttaaaaacaagggaagcacagaaaacaaaaggataGTATTGGTGCAGAAAGAATTGAAAGGTATACTTTTCCTGCCATGATTTTACTGACCTGGGTAGAAAAATGGAGCACCCGACCAAAGTCTCTTGACATCCACAAGGTAATAGATCAGCAATAAGAGGATGAAGGCAAAGCAGCTCATGGTTGTCACATATGAGATTGACCTACACACATTTTCAGTAGCAAGATTATAGAACTATGTATACAGACAGATCTCAACACAAGAAAGGTTaaacaatacaatacaatagtACTTTAAGAATACAATAGTACTTTAAGAAAATCATACTAAAAGTTGTATCTCTTTGCTTACCATAAGTTCTTATTTATGGGGATAAACCCTTCTTCTTTAGAACATTTTGTCAAGATAGCAGAAATAATTCCCTGAAATAGAAAGTTGCTAAAGTTTATACAACCTCTGCAACatgtttcagaaatattaaGTTTGCGTTGCATAAAAATACACGTCTATTAAAGACCTGCACAACTATGTGACTTACCATTACTATGCTCCATATGACAAACCGACTCATTATTTGTTTTTGCTGGTCTTTGTAGAGCAAGATAATTTTTCCTGCCTAATATAAAAACAATACAAACCATTAACTAATGCCTATAAATGTAACTACATTTCAATGCCATATTTGCCACCACCTACCTGTGTTAAGACAGAGAACACAAATAGGATTTATATCGACTAAGTGGCTGAAAGGCTCAGAATGTGAACTCTTTGCAAAGAATGGATGCAGATGGGGGAAATATGTAAATGCAGCCTCCTCAGCAACAGAGATGcaccttttctccctttcttacGACGTTAGTGCCAAGGAAGAGGACAAGCAACTTTATTAGGTTAACACAATGTGACTTAAGCTCCATTTCCCTCAGCAAGGACTACATGAAGTAACAACACCATGTCAACTCCCCAGCCAGCCCCAAGAGTTTCTTCACGGCACCTCATTGCACCCTCTTTTTTGTGCACTGCTAAGAAATGTGTCCTGATGACTTATTCCTCGATGCCACACTTCTGTTCCAAGCTCTGCCTCACAGAGATTCCCAACCAATGTTTACCTAGTGCTACAGGCAGTAACATTCATTTCCCAGCCTGAGAGTTTCTGTTTGGTTAACAGCTGCTGCACAGACAGAAAAGCCAGCAATGATTAACGAGAACTGCATCAAAAAGCGTCATGATGTGCTATTTTGAACGTGGTTGTGAGCTGGGAGTTTTTGATGTTGGCAACACTAACATGAACCCCTGCCCCTCTCATGTCTAGTAAGGTGAGCACACTCACAGCACCTATGCAAGATGGCTAACACTGCATGCTGGGGGAAAATTAGCAACAGGGAACATATGCAACCATGACCTTTAAAAGCATACGTTTAAAACGAAGCTCTGAAGTCTATGCATCTCTTGGCCCTATCTTCTAACATGCAGAGCCAGCCTACTCCCAGCTCAAGCCCAACCTTAAAACAAGCAAAGGGAGTTTCCGGGTGGATATTTTGCAAAGCTCTTGTGTCCATCCCTtacaaaaactgagaaaaaaaagtcttggtTTATCTAATGCAAGCCACTGCCAGGTTAGATTCCACTTCCCTGACACTTGCCTCAGGCTAAGTCAGCCTGAAAGTATTGGAAAGGGTCTTGTTAGAACCAGTTTCAGCCTTAAATAAAGAAACCAAGTTGCCTCCTCACTTCcaatatttcttcaaaacctTCCATTATATCAcacagacagaaagagaagaggtACCTGCAGTCCCAGAAATGCCATAAAAATGGTATTTATAGTTCCCAGGATCCCCTCAGGATCATAAGGCATCGTTGTTTGGTAAATCACCTTAGAAAGAAAAGggtaagggaaagaaagaaaattttacagGGCATCTGCGCAACCtatctcctttctcttccatcCCCATGCATGCACCACTCCCAAGCCCCTCCCAAGAGCTGTGTTCAGTGCTCGCCTGTGGCTTCATAGTGCAAACAAAAGCTACTTACACTTGAAGAGGGATGCTGATATATGTGCTTTTCTCCAAGAAGCAAACGATCAATGTAACCAGCCGCTCCTCCAGTGCAGTTGGGGTAATTTCCGAAGTCTCCAATGCCCCCAGGACCAAGATAACCCCTGGGACAGAAGCACACAGGTTGTGGCATTAAGTGTTGGGACAATCCACTTCAACAGTAGCTGGTCCACTGGCCCAGCACACTAAATGCTTGATGTTTTCTCTGGCCAGAGGCACACAGTGAAACACAGGTCCTACATGATAGCTGGCTGTCAGCCACCTTGTTTTGATCATTACAATGCCATGAGCAGCTGCGTCATGAGGGGACAGGCAGTATTGTGAGCCTAAAGCAATGCTTCAGTTCAGCCCTGGCTACCCAGCCAGCTGCTCTGCCTTCTCTGCAGGTGAAGATGgagacaatcacttccctagtcccgTTGGCCACACTGTTAGTGATACAAGCGAGGATGCTATtggacttcttggccacctgggcacactgctggctcatgttcagtcagctatCGACCAACACCcgcaggtccttttccaccaggcagctttccatgcactcttccccaagcctgtagcgctgcatggggttgttgtggccaaGTGCAGGCctgacacttggccttgttgaaccccatacaGTTGGCCTTAGTgtatcaatccagcctgtcacCTTTATAGCACTTGCTACGTTAGTACCAAAGAAAGCTTTTTCACAGGATGAACACTTCCCTTAACCACCATGAAAGCTCTCTTCATTCTTTCCCTATTCctaataaaacatattttctactcagtagaagaaaaacagtgtCATGCCCCATAGAAAGTAGTGTGAGTGCACAGTCTTACCTGGGACAACCTGGCACTGGTAACAAAAAGGTCAGGCAGAGCCAAATCACTTCTAATATCAGAATGAAAATCCACTGTGGCCAGTAGGGAAGAATATCCTTCAGAGCAGGACATGATGTCTCCTGCATGAGATGGAGGGAGGCAAGCATTAGCTGATAAGTAAAAAACATGCCCTTGGGGACATTCTGTACTTCCTGGCAGGCAGTCCCTCACATACTAGCGGAAGCTGTTATCATTACAAAATTGGGTTCTACCAATGGACCTTTCATCTTCACAAACTATTTCCAGACACTTAGTTACTTGGGGgaggaacaaatgaaaacaaaagcccACAATGCTTTTTTAGTTTGGAAAATGTCTAAAGGAATTTTGATTCATGAGTAGAACAAAGGCCTTTTGGAAAAACAGACTCCAGAAAGGCCAAAAAGCAGTATTACTTTCCcctgctgtgaaaaaaacacTGCCAAAATTATCTGGACAAAACACAGGCCACAGGATGCAACAGAGATGCCTGTTCCTGGGTTCTCTTGGCAGTGGAAAGTCATCAGACTGGGAATGCCTGCTTTTAAGCACCGTCTGAATGGATCAGTGAAATTCTCAAATATGGCAAAGCTAGATGTGATAAAATGCAGACTGGGACACTAAAGAGTACATGTTCCTTGCAATTTTTGCCAGGTCACACTGCACTGCACATCAGGTAAGATGCTACATGTTTTCTCATCGTTTCTCATGTGTTCTTCGTGCCCAAACAAGTGCAAGAGCTCCCAAACTCTACTGCAGTATCACTTGTCAACTCCCCACATAACTCACCAAGGTTCCACTGTCAGCCCCAGCTCTTGTAAACAGGACTTCGAGAGCAGCAACCACCAGGTACGTGAATCCCAGCCTCTGGAGGACCCCAGGAATACGCAGATTATCCCAAGATACTGGAAAACATGCATGCAATGTGGAAGAGGAGCAGACATGGGCTCTTTTGTAAATAGGCAAGCTACCCTTCGCCAGGGAGAGCCGAGAGCCACTGCACCTGCAGGTACAAGGTTCACCTCCGCTCTGCCACCTTACTTTCTGTAAATCACACTCTGGGAAAGTCACCACTAAGATGATAAACAGTGGTTGGCATAAGGGTCAAACAGGGAAATCTGCATCAGTGCAAAACTGAACAGCACTTTACAGACACTGTCAAAATGCCCCCCTGGAACTGGTCAGTACAGCAAGGCTGACACTTCTCAGTGGCCCAGCCAAGGATGCAGGAAcaacagctgcagaaatggaaagaagacaGTAAGTTCTGCTCACATGGTCCAAGGCAGTAATTGGGATTCACAACTACGATACCCAGCAGTATAAGCAGAAAACTTCTCCAGAGGATTTTCCCAAGCACCTGCTTCTTGGAAGCTCCCCGTCTCAGCATGGAGCTCAGTGACAATGATATCGATGTCCCCATGATGAACACAAACCTGGAGGGCAGAGCAGATGGGAAATGGAGCTGACCGATGTCTCATCACACATGTGCACGACAGCAAACGCCAACAGAGTAGCCAATGTTGGTGCAACAGAAATGCATGAATTGAGTAGGAGTAGGCAACTTTATTTCCTCTGGTTGCTAGGAATTCCCAGTCAACTGAGGCTGCACTACGGGACCTTTCCACCTCTCTCAGTGGTTGGTTGAGTCAATAAAGTTCAGGGAAGGAGTTGCATTCTGGTCTTTTTGCAGCAATATATATGCTACCAAAAATCTATTACCCAAAATTACATTAGCATCTTCAGAGCAGTAAAACACAAGCTGCAGGTCTATGATGCAAATCCAGAACTGACCCACTCCTCCCCTCTAGATTAGGTTCACAGTCCAAGTCCAGCTCCCATCTCCAAGTGTAATCACAAGCAGTGTGTATTTTAGAGAAGCGTGCGAGGAGCACATGGCATAATTGCTTCCCCATAAGACCATTCCCTTTTTATAGGGAGACTAGCTTAATCCAAAATTCCCTTGGCTATTTTACCTCTAGATACACATCAGTCCAGCTTTGAATCTTGCCAGACTGACCACCTCCAACACACCTGTGACAATTTGCTCCTCAGGGATACTGAACTTCCGCTGGGCCTCCCACTGACATTGtgtgaggagaggaaggaggatgTGGGGCAGCCAAAAGCACTTAGCTCTTTTACTGGTTCATAAGGATGATGCTGTTATCTGGAGGAGCAGATTCTTAGCAACCATTTAACACAAATCCACACCTCCAAATACTTTTCCACATGGAGGCAAGGTGCACACTATGTTCTCCTTGCAACCCCTAACATAAAATACACTTGACACAAGAACTGTTCTTCAGGAAGACTTACCATGGAAACACGAGATCTGCCACTGTTAATCCTACAAAGAAATATGAAGGAACACGTTATTTAACTCGAACACTTCCTACATTTGAACAACGTTATTGTTGAGTTTACAGAGGAATTGCAGGCTGCCTGCAATTATTTGATGCCTCAAAATCTAAACTACATTATAAACAAAATTTACACTCATCTTGCTTCACTGCTATTACCATTCTTCAAAAATAAGGTGCCTGTGGAAAGATTTCAGGGATGGGATCCTTGCTATTTGCCACTAGGCCAGCACAACACTCAACCCCTAACCCATCAGCTTGCTAATCAAGGCATCACGTTTGTACAACATCAAGCATCACCAGTTTGACTGTGGTCATTTAACAACATAGAAAAGTTAAAGATATGAACCTGTGTCAAAACCGAAAAGGTTACAGATAGACTGTGATCTGAAACCATCCCATTACTGGGTGATGAGCAGGACTATACACTGCTTTGCCCATTAACCTAACAGGCCAGATACCACACTGAGTCAAACTGGCAGACCGTCCCAGACTTCAGCTGAGCagtttgctgcagcagctgtaaTGCCATCCATATCTAGACACTGTTACAGTTAAAACCCAGATTAACTGTCTCAATTATACTTTACCATTCCAACTCTCATGTTTGAAGAACCAGTATTTTCCTCCTCCATAGTTAACAAACACCATAATTATAAGCGAGAGCCTAaaaagacaacaacaaaaacacacaAGAAGTATCACATGTCACACACAGTTAATGTTTATCCTCATTAAAATCTTTCCGACTGTGagatttggtttattttattttaaagcaagatCACGCACAAAGTTTCCAGTTTTGCCAATCCTGAAGCAACGTTTCAAAGATCCTGAGCGGTGGTGAACCAAAGTAAGCTCCTTCACATAGCATTTTCACAGTGAACATATGTTGTTCTTTTCCACTCTCTGCCACAACTTTCCCCAAACTAGATCAACTGCAAAGTGTTTCAGAAATCCAAGAATTAAAACTTCGGTTATCTTCCAAGCAAAATAGACCCCCTGGAATCATCCATGTGCCATATATTTCCATATGCTGTCTGGATTTTTCCAACTGCCATTCGAAAATTCTCGTTGCAAGAGTTGCTCATGAGCAAGGTCTTACTCTCACCCTCTGAATGTGTCCAGGGAACGAAGCCGTTGCCTAGAAGCTGTGCTCCACAAACGTGGAGTGGCATCACTGCTAACTGAGTCTGTTGTGTTCGGGGATCCAAGCTCCTTCGGGAacaaaacagacacaaaaaGGGCAAGTAAGCAGCTGCATCACCTGCCTAGGGAATAGAGGTCAGCAAACTGCAAAATTTCACACATGGTATTTGTCTTTGTTACGgccatcctcctcttccttttgtttcctcCCTTGCTACTTCTAACCCCTTCATGGCCTCATATATTTGCAGATGCTCCACACGCCACCTTTGGCCAGGGTAGAAACAACAATGCAATGAAAAGAGTCTGCATTTGAGACTTGCGAGTTGGGTCCAGGCCTAATCAGCCACAGACTTGCCATCACTGTGAGCGTTGCTTTACAACAGAGCTGAGCATATCCATTTACTGACTCTCAAACAGGATTCATCCATCCCTATTCCATTTGCAATTGCCTGACACCATAAAGAGACTGTTTAGAGAGCTAGACCATCAGAAAAATGAATGTGGGAGTGCCTTCTTTCCAACTGAGTTCCCCAAATCACTCTCATCAGCCCCAAGGACAGCATAAAGCAGCAAACATTGCTATAACACAGCTATGGAGATGGATGACTACAAGAAttgcagcagagctctgctctcAAGTCTTTTGATTCTAGACAGGTTTGGACCTCCTAGATGTGAAGCCCAGACTGTGATGATCTATATATATTCTAGTACAAAACTTGGCTTACACTGAAATGCCAGCTCTAGGGCTGCCATAGAAATCTTGACCCAAGCGTACACCCTGCTAAAATTCCTACTGTGCTGGAAGCAGATGTGAAAGTTGGCATTCCCTGACTTCCCTTACATTGTCTATGTCAGAAGGGGACGATATTTTCACTGACACTCTTGCTTCAAGGGAACTAAAGAGGGCACAAAACTGTATGAGCAAGACTTGTAAAAGCTCTGCTATGAATTCACTAAACTTGCATTGAAACCCAGTCTAACACTCCCCATTGACATAAAATTACCTGTCTAACATTAACACAAGATTTGCCAAGGGGAACATGCACAAGGGGAAGATGATTAGTAATAAACAAGTCCCCAGACATCTGGATAGTATGCATTCCTCAGAGATGAAAACACTACAGAATGCAAACGAAAGGTACTGCGGTCACTCACAGAATTAATCAGGCGATCAGTTTCTCTGGGGCTCAGTTTCTTGTAAACCCAGTTTCTGACTGGATCAATTCTGAAAATTAGTAACagtttaaaacacaaaacaaaacaggaagaactttataaacattttaatcTTAATATCAGCTATTTAGCAGCATAAATGAGAAGTTGGGACAGTCCCTATTTCATaaaattatggaatggtttgggtcagaagagactttaaagactATCCCGTtccacccccttgccatgggcagggacacctcccactagatcaggctgcccaaggccctactcaacctggccttgaacacctccagcggtggggcagccacagcttctctgggcaacctgtgccggggcctcaccaccttcatactgaagaatttcttcttaatgtctggtctaaatctttcccccctccaatttaaagccataacatttctgttttgcCAGCTCACATACATGATGCTGAGATTCAGCCAGTACCTGAGACCTCAGTTAAGTCCAGCTATGTAATTACACTGCCACAGGCTCAGGTTTAAGGGCTTTATTTTTGGGTT
The window above is part of the Phaenicophaeus curvirostris isolate KB17595 chromosome 4, BPBGC_Pcur_1.0, whole genome shotgun sequence genome. Proteins encoded here:
- the HGSNAT gene encoding heparan-alpha-glucosaminide N-acetyltransferase isoform X2, which gives rise to MGILVIVVVGCLFMKIDPVRNWVYKKLSPRETDRLINSELGSPNTTDSVSSDATPRLWSTASRQRLRSLDTFRGLSLIIMVFVNYGGGKYWFFKHESWNGLTVADLVFPWFVFIMGTSISLSLSSMLRRGASKKQVLGKILWRSFLLILLGIVVVNPNYCLGPLSWDNLRIPGVLQRLGFTYLVVAALEVLFTRAGADSGTLETSCPALKDILPYWPQWIFILILEVIWLCLTFLLPVPGCPRGYLGPGGIGDFGNYPNCTGGAAGYIDRLLLGEKHIYQHPSSSVIYQTTMPYDPEGILGTINTIFMAFLGLQAGKIILLYKDQQKQIMSRFVIWSIVMGIISAILTKCSKEEGFIPINKNLWSISYVTTMSCFAFILLLLIYYLVDVKRLWSGAPFFYPGMNSILVYTGHEVFENYFPFKWKMQDSQSHAEHLTQNLTATTLWVIISYLLYRRRIFWKI
- the HGSNAT gene encoding heparan-alpha-glucosaminide N-acetyltransferase isoform X1 → MAPGLTQPHGGAPEGAGSARPARRMDQALLLVRNGLRAPGLSLSARAGPCHQCLYQFLAFVPPSNGSLREPGTVAVMVDTQHPLTLLLNSSVGDRELCKIQYHFGEFGNYSLVIKTLNTSTVSCDIVINEGPINSYLPILFAFLVYMGILVIVVVGCLFMKIDPVRNWVYKKLSPRETDRLINSELGSPNTTDSVSSDATPRLWSTASRQRLRSLDTFRGLSLIIMVFVNYGGGKYWFFKHESWNGLTVADLVFPWFVFIMGTSISLSLSSMLRRGASKKQVLGKILWRSFLLILLGIVVVNPNYCLGPLSWDNLRIPGVLQRLGFTYLVVAALEVLFTRAGADSGTLETSCPALKDILPYWPQWIFILILEVIWLCLTFLLPVPGCPRGYLGPGGIGDFGNYPNCTGGAAGYIDRLLLGEKHIYQHPSSSVIYQTTMPYDPEGILGTINTIFMAFLGLQAGKIILLYKDQQKQIMSRFVIWSIVMGIISAILTKCSKEEGFIPINKNLWSISYVTTMSCFAFILLLLIYYLVDVKRLWSGAPFFYPGMNSILVYTGHEVFENYFPFKWKMQDSQSHAEHLTQNLTATTLWVIISYLLYRRRIFWKI